The window CGACAGTGGTATTGGCGATCTGGCCGGCGGCCTGGTCTACACGGTTCTGCCCGGACTGAATAGTGCTCAGACCGGCATAAAAAGCGGTGCTACCTGAGATTTCCATGGGCGAACTCGACTGTGAAAAACGGTTACAGGCTGCATTGAAGCAGAACCCGGGCAAGAATGCCCGTCAAAAACACTAATGGCACAATGCCTGGCAATAGGCAAAAACTAGCGCCCTGCCCTGTCCATCAATCCAGCAGATCCAGCTGCAAGTGCTCTGCCACGGCTTGTGCGGAGGCCGTCTTGAGCTTCGGCACCCGCCCCAGGCACGGCGCCGGCAGGCGTTCGGCCAGCGTCGCGAGGTTCTCTTCCAGACGAGAGGTCTTCGGCTCGATGATGTTGGCCACCCAACCGGCCAGTTGCAGGCCATCACGGGCAATCGCCTCGGCGGTCAGCAAGGCATGGCTGATACAGCCCAGGCGCACACCCACCACCAGGATCACCGGCAACCCCAGGCCCCGGGCCAGGTCCGACAGGTTGGCCTGGTCCGCCAACGGCACCCGCCAGCCGCCCGCCCCTTCGATCAGGGTGAAATCCGCCTGCAATGCCAGGATCTCGCGCATCGGCTCCAGCAGCGACTGCACCGTCAAGGCGATACCCGCCTCGCGCGCCGCCAGGTGCGGAGCGATGGCCGGTTCGAGCGCCACCGGATTGACCTGCGCGTAGGACAGCGGCAGCGAACACTCGGCCAGCAACGCCAGCGCATCGGCGTTACGCAGCCCCTTGGGCGTCACCTCGCAGCCGGAAGCCACCGGCTTGCCTGCCGCGGTGCTCAACCCGGCGGTCCGGGCCGCATGCAACAGGCCCGCGGCGATGGTGGTCTTGCCGACGTCGGTGTCGGTCCCGGCGATGAAATAGGCTGCACTCATAGCGGTTTCTCCAGAACGGCATAGACCACTTGATAGGTCGCCGGTAGACCCTGCGCCTGGCGGAATCGTTCGTAGGCGTCGATCAGCCCCAGCACCCGCGCGCGGCCCGTCAGCCCGCCCGGACGTCCGGGGTTGAGGTTATGCGCACCCAGTGCCTTGAGTTCGTGGGTCAGGCTGCGCACGTCCGGGTAGTACAGCACCTGTGGCCGGCTTTCCAGGTTCAGCACCCGCAGTCCGCTGGCTGCGCACAGACGCTGGTAATCGGCGAACTCGCGGAAGCGATTGACGTGCACCATGCCATCCACCGCCCGCCAGCTTTCGCGCAGCTCATGCAGGGTGCCGACACACAGGCTGGCGAACGCCATCACACCACCCGGCCGCAGCACCCGATGGGCCTCACCCAGCACCGCGGCAAAATCGGCGCACCATTGCACGGCCAGGCTGGAAAACACCAGGTCGCAGCACTGCGCCTGCAATGGCAGGCGCTCGGCATCACCGGCGATGAAGTGACGTGCGCCCCCCAGGGGCCGGGCGTGCTCGAGCATGCCCTGGGCGATATCCAGGGCCAGGCCCTGATCCTCACCGAAGCGGGCGCCCAGGGCGCGGGTGAAATACCCGGTACCACAGCCGACATCGAGCCAACGCGAAGGCTGGCTCTGCGCCGGCAGGCGCCGCAGGAGTTCGTCACCGACGTCCCGCTGCAATTGGGCAACACTGTCGTAGCTGGCGGCTGCACGGGAAAACGAGGCCGCGACCTGGCGCTTGTCGGGCAGGCTGCCCGGCAATGGCGGGAGGGAAAGATCAGTCATCGGCACACTCATGTAGAAAAGCCTGGATTGCCCCGGCTACGCCGTGCGGGTCTTCGAGGAGAAAAGCGTGGCCGGCCTGTTCGATCAGGCCGACTTCGACATCCGGCAGCAGCGCCAGCAGCTCACCCGCCGCTTCGGCCGGCACCAGGCCGTCGAGCCCGGCGAACAGGTGCAACTGCGGGCCGCCATAGGTTTGCAGGGCCTCACGGGTGTCCAATTGCGCCAGCACTTCAAGACCGCCGAGCAGCACCTCGGGACGGCTGTGCGGTGCACCACCGAGCAGGCTGCGCGATTGCCCACGCGGGTCCGCCGAGCCCTGGGCACACAACAGGCTGAAGCGCTTGAGCGTGGCCTGGGGCTGCTCGCGGCAACCGCTCAGGAACTGTGCGAAGGTGTCGTCGGCCATGCCGCTGGACCAGCCCTGCCCGGCCACGAAGCGTGGGTTGCTCGCCAACGTCAGCAGGCCGCAGCAACGATCGCCGCGGCGGGCCGCCAGCTCCGTAGCCAACATGCCGCCCAGCGACCAGCCACCCAGCCAGGTGTTTTCCGGCAGCGTGGCATCCAGTTCCTCGATCCACTGCGCCAGCTCGCCGCTGGCAAGCTCCGGCAGCGGTTCGATTTCCACCCGCAGGTGCTCGTCCAACCCGCGCAAGGCAGCGGCCAAAGGCTCCAGCGGCGAAATGCCAAGCCCCCACCCGGGCAACAGAATCAGGCGATCACGCATGGTGTGGCTCCAACGGCTCATGGGGCCCCAGCAATCTGGAACACTCGGCCAACGCTTCTAACAATAGCCGTACCTGCGCTTCGCTGTGGGCAGCGGTCAGTGTGACCCGCAAGCGTGCACTGCCAGCCGGTACGGTGGGCGGTCGAATCGCCGTGACCATCAGCCCGCGCTCGCGCAGCAGTTGCGAGAAGCGCAGCGCCCGCCCGGCATCACCGATCAGGATCGGCTGGATCGGCGTAAAGCTGTCCATCAGCTCCAGGCCGATCTGCTCGGCACCCGCACGGAACTGGCGGATCAATGCGTTCAGGTGTTCCCGGCGCCAATGCTCGGTGCGCAGCAGCTCCAGGCTTTTCAGCGTGGCGCAGGCCAACGCCGGCGGCTGGCTGGTGGTGTAGATGTAGGGCCGGGCGAACTGCACCAGGCTCTCGATCAGCTCTTCGCTGCCAGCGACGAATGCGCCGGCCGTGCCGAAGGCTTTGCCGAGGGTACCGACCAGCACCGGCACGTCTTCCGGGCATAGGCCGAAGTGCTCGACGATACCGCCGCCGTTGGCCCCCAACGGGCCAAAACCGTGGGCGTCATCGACCATCAGCCAGGCGCCACGGGCACGGGTTTCCCGAGCCAGGGCCGGCAGGTCGGCGATATCGCCGTCCATGCTGAACACTCCGTCGGTGACCACCAGCGTATTGCCGGTGGCTTTCTCCAGGCGCTTGGCGAGGCTGGCCAGGTCGTTGTGCAGGTAGCGATTGAAGCGCGCGCCCGAAAGCAGCCCGGCGTCGAGCAGCGAGGCGTGGTTGAGGCGATCCTCCAGTACGGTGTCACCCTGCCCGACCAGTGCCGTGACCGCGCCGAGGTTGGCCATGTAGCCGGTACTGAACAACAACACCCGGGGCCGTCCGGTGAGGTCGGCCAAGGCTTCTTCCAGCGCATGGTGCGGGCCGCTGTGGCCAATCACCAGGTGCGACGCGCCGCCGCCCACGCCCCAGCGTGCGGCGCCCGCCCGCCAGGCCTCGATCACCTGTGGGTGGTTGGCCAGGCCCAGGTAATCGTTGTTGCAAAAGGCCAGCAACGGCTGGCCATCGACCACCACTTCCGGCCCCTGGGGGCTTTCAAGCAGCGGCCTGTGACGGTAGAGGTTTTCGGCACGACGGGCAGCCAGGCGTGCGGACAGATCGAAGGACATGGGCGCCTCGCAGTGCAATCTGAAGAACACCGCCCCTTCCTGTAGGAGCGGCCGGCCGACGCTCGGTTGACAGCGAGGCTTTTCGCGATCTTGCGAACGCATTCGCGGCGGTTCAGCGTCCCGACAAGTCCGGCTACTACAGCATCCGTTGGCTTGGGCGCGGGCAGTGTTCGGTTGGAAAAGCGGTGTCAGTCAGACCGCGGCGTTATAGAACTGCTCGCTGCTCTTCTGCTCCACCAGCGCCTGCTCGATAGCCGCCTGGTGCACTTCGTCGGCATGCTCCTCGCGGGCTTCCGGCTGGATACCCAGGCGAGCGAACAGCTGCATGTCCTTGTCGGCCTGCGGGTTGGCGGTGGTCAGCAGTTTTTCGCCGTAGAAGATCGAGTTGGCACCGGCGAAGAACGCCAGGGCCTGCATCTGCTCGTTCATCGCCTCGCGGCCCGCCGACAGGCGTACGTGGGACTTGGGCATGAGGATCCGCGCCACCGCGAGCATGCGGATGAAGTCGAACGGATCGACATCCTCGGCATTCTCCAGCGGTGTGCCGGCGACCTTGACCAGCATGTTGATCGGCACCGACTCCGGGTGCTCCGGCAGGTTGGCCAGCTGGATCAGCAGGCCGGCGCGGTCATCGAGGGATTCGCCCATGCCGAGGATGCCGCCCGAGCAGATCTTCATCCCGGCATCGCGCACATAGGCCAGGGTCTGCAGACGCTCACTGTAGGTGCGGGTGGTGATGATGCTGCCGTAGAACTCCGGCGAGGTGTCGAGGTTGTGGTTGTAGTAGTCCAGGCCAGCCTCGGCCAGGGCCGCGGTCTGTTCCTGGTCGAGGCGACCCAGGGTCATGCAGGTCTCCAGGCCCATGGCCTTGACGCCCTTGACCATCTGCAACACGTACGGCATGTCCTTGGCCGACGGGTGCTTCCACGCCGCGCCCATGCAGAAGCGGGTCGAGCCGATGGCCTTGGCCCGTGCAGCCTCCTCGAGGACCTTCTGCACTTCCAGCAATTTTTCCTTTTCCAGCCCGGTGTTGTAGTGACCGGACTGCGGGCAGTACTTGCAGTCCTCCGGGCAGGCGCCGGTCTTGATCGACAGCAGGGTCGACACTTGCACGCGATTGGCATCGAAGTGCGCGCGGTGCACGGTCTGGGCCTGAAACAGCAGGTCGTTGAACGGCTGCTGGAACAGTGCCTTGACCTCGGCCAGGGACCAATCGTGACGCAAAGTGGCGGTAGTGCTGGCACTCATCGCTGGAGTTCCTTGTTTTATGCTGGGCAAGCGGCCGGGGCGACAGCCACGACCACGACACGGATGCCGGCATATTTAAGGAAGCGACATGGACTGTCAACCACATTGCAAGCTCAAGGTTTACAACTGGCTAAAGAACAACCAGATCTGTTTGCTTTGCGACGAACCCAGTGACAATCCCTACCCCCTCTGCTCCCCTTGCGAAAGCGAGTTACCCTGGCTGCTGGAGCATTGCCAGACCTGCGCCCTGCCCCTGCCGATGGCCGGCCTGAACTGCGGCCAATGCCTGAAGCAACCGCCCAGCTTCGACCAGGTCATCGCGCCCTGGACCTACCACTTCCCGGTGGACACCCTGATCACCCGCTTCAAGCACCAGGGCCAGTGGCCGCTGGGTCGCCTGCTGGGCGAATTGCTGGCACTGGCCCTGTGCGAACGCTACGAGCACGGACTGCCTCGACCGGACCTGCTGCTGGCGGTGCCCATGGCCGTGAAACGCCAGCGCCAGCGCGGCTACAACCAGGCCGCGATGCTGATGACCTGGCTCGGCAAAAGCCTGGAGATCCCGGCAGACGAGCACCGCCTGTTGCGCATCCAGGACACCGTTGCCCAGCAGGAGCTGGACGCCAGGGCACGCCGGCGCAACCTGCTCGACGCCTTCGCCCTGGCCCCCGGGGCGTCGGTCGGGGGGTTGCACCTGGCACTGGTCGACGACGTCCTGACCACCGGGGCCACCGCTGAAAGCCTGGCGCGCCTGCTGCTCAAGGCCGGCGCCCGGCGCGTCGATGTCTATTGCCTGGCGCGCACACCCAAGCCTGGCGACCCGGCTTGACGCCTGGCGCGCCAGCGGGCACTTTTCGAAGACAATGCCACCGCCCGAAGCCCACCCATGTCCCTGCCCGTCCTGCTGACCCAATACATCGCCCGCCGCCCGCAGCGCATCGCCCTGCTGCAACACATCGCCGAACAGGGCTCGATCACCCGCGCGGCAAAAAGCGCGGGCCTGAGCTACAAGGCCGCCTGGGATGCCATCGACGAGTTGAACAACCTGGCGCAGAAACCACTGGTGGAGCGCAGTGTCGGTGGCAAGGGCGGCGGCGGCGCGAAACTGTCGGCCGAGGGCGAGCGGGTGTTGCGTCTCTATCAACGCCTGCAGGCGATCCAGGCGCAGGTACTGGAAGCCGCCGAGGACGCCAGCGACCTCGACCTGCTCGGACGCCTGATGCTGCGCACCAGTGCCCGCAACCAGTTGCACGGCACCGTCGTCGCCGTCGACAGCCACGGCCGCAATGACCGGGTGCACCTGGAACTGGCCGGCGGCCTACCCCTGCAGGCGCAGATCACCCACGACAGCACGCTCCGGCTGGAGCTGGAAATCGGCACCCAGGTTGTCGCCCTGATCAAGGCCGGCTGGCTGGAACTGCTCGCACCCGACGTCGCAGCAACACCTGGACACAATTGTTTGGACGGTCTCGTCGAGGAAATCCTGGAAGACGAAAACGGCCCTTCGGAAGTCAGAGTTGCCTTGCCGAACGGGCAGACGCTTTGCGCCCTGGCGGCGGTGGAAAAGCTCGCGGCCCTCGGCCTGGCAGGCGGTAGCGCGGTGCGGGTGCAGTTCGCGCCGTCCTTTGTCCTGCTGGGCACTCCGCTTTGACGCTTTCGCGGGCAAGCCGCGCTCCTACCACGATGAGCGTCATCCTTTAGGCAGCAATGAGCGGGCGAAACATCTCGACTTTTTACTGCAACAATTCCGTCATCCGGGCTGATTAAGGTGGCTGCCTAACCGCAGGGAGCCTGATGATGAGTCTATTAGAAGAGAACCAATCCACCGACCTCGAGCAGATGGTCGGCCTCAGCCGCCGTGGTTTCATCAGTGCCGGCGCCCTGTGCGGCGCGGCGCTGTTCCTCGGTGGCAACCTGCTGACCCGCAGCGTGATGGCGGCCAGCGTCGGCACAACGCCTGGCAAGCTGCTCGGTTTCGACAGCATCGCCGCCGCCACCAGCGACAGCCTGAGCCTGCCCAACGGCTACACCAGTTCGGTCCTGATCAGTTGGGGCCAGCCGCTGGAGAAGAACGGCCCGGCCTTCGACCCGAGCGGCAACGGTACCGCCAAGGCCCAGGAGGTCCAGTTCGGCGACAACAACGACGGCATGAGCCTGTTCCCCTTCCCCGGCGACGAAAACCGCGCGCTGATGGCGATCAACAACGAATACACCAACTACCGCTACCTCTATGCCCACGGTGGCCAGCCGCAGTCGCCGGAAGACGTGCACAAGGCGCAGGCCAGCGAAGGCGTGTCGGTGATCGAGATCCAGCGCAAGGACGACCAGTGGCACTTCGTCCAGGGCTCGCCATACAACCGGCGCATCCACGGCAACACGCCGATCCGCATCGGCGGCCCGGCGGCCGGTCACCCCTGGCTGCAGACCCGCGCCGACAAGCAGGGGCGCAAGGTGCTCGGCACCTTCCAGAACTGCGCCAACGGCAAGACGCCCTGGGGCACCTACCTGACCTGCGAGGAAAACTTCACCGACTGCTTCGGCAGCAGCAATGCCGAGCAGAAGTTCGACGCCGCGCAGAAACGCTACGGCGTGGTGGCAGCCAGCAAGGAAATCGGCTGGCACACCCACGATCCACGCTTCGACATGGCGCTGAACCCGAACGAGCTGAACCGGCATGGCTGGGTGGTGGAAATCGACCCGTTCGATCCGCAGTCCACCCCGGTCAAGCGCACCGCCCTTGGCCGGTTCAAGCACGAGAACGCCGCCGTCGCCGAAACCCGTGACGGTCGTGCGGTGGTCTACATGGGCGACGATGAGCGTGGCGAGTTCATCTACAAATTCATCAGCCGCGACCGGATCAACCACAAGAACCCCAAGGCCAACCGAGACCTGCTCGATCACGGCACCTTGTACGTGGCGCGCTTCGACAACGGCGACGGCAACCCGGACCGGCCCAAGGGCGCGGGCGAGTGGGTCGAACTGAGCTTCGGCAGGAACGGCATCAATGCCGACAACGGCTTTGCCAGCCAGGCCGAGGTACTGATCCACGCCCGCCTCGCCGCCAGCGTGGTCAAGGCCACGCGCATGGACCGCCCGGAGTGGATCGTCGTCAGCCCGATCGATGGCCAGGTCTACTGCACCCTGACCAACAACGCCAAGCGTGGCGAGGACGGCCAGCCGGTGGGCGGGCCGAACCCGCGCGAGAAGAACGTCTACGGCCAGATCCTGCGCTGGCATGCCGCTGGCAACGATCACGGCGCGACGACCTTCGAGTGGGACCTGTTCGTGGTCGCCGGCAACCCGGGCGTACACGCCGGGACACCCAAGGGCGGTTCGTCGAACATCACCCCGCAGAACATGTTCAACAGCCCGGATGGACTGGGTTTCGACAAGGCCGGGCGCTTGTGGATCCTCACCGACGGCGACTACAGCAACGCCGGCGACTTTGCCGGCATGGGCAACAACCAGATGCTCTGTGCCGATCCGGCCAGCGGTGAGATCCGCCGGTTCATGGTCGGCCCGGTCGGCTGCGAGGTGACCGGGATCAGTTTCTCGCCAGACCAGAAGACCCTGTTCGTCGGCATCCAGCACCCGGGTGAAACTGGCGGTTCGACGTTCCCCGAGCACCTGCCGAATGGCAAGCCGAGGTCGTCGGTGATGGCCATCCGGCGTGAGGACGGCGGGATCATCGGCGCCTGACACGCCGCGTCTGCAGGTTTCAGGGGCGCTCCGCGCCCCAGCGCGGGCAAGCCCGCTCGCCACAGGAGGGTGGGGGCGAGTCTTCATAGCGCTTGTGCCAATGGGCCTTTGTGGCGAGCAGGCTTGCCTGCGTTCGGCTGCAAAGCAGCCGCAAGTCCGCTGACCCCATTGAGCCTGACACGCCGCGCCAGCAGGTTTCAGGGGCGCTCCGCGCCCCAGCGCGGGCAAGCCCGCTCGCCACAGGAGGGTGGGGGCGAGTCTTCATGGCGCTTGTGCCAATGGGCCTTTGTGGCGAGCAGGCTTGCCTGCGTTCGGCTGCAAAGCAGCCGCAAGTCCGCTGACCCCATTGAGCCTGACACGCCGCGCCAGCAGGTTTCAGGGGCGCTCCGCACCCCATCGCGGGCAAGCCCGCTCGCCACGGACTCGATCACCTTTCCTGCTCCTCGTGCGCTAAGATGGCTGGCCGGACGCGGCCGCCTGCCGCCCGCAGGAGCCAACATGTCCCACCCGTTTGATACCCTCACCCCCGACCTGGTCCTCGACGCCGTGGAAAGCCTCGGCTTTCTCAGCGATGCCCGGGTACTGGCGCTCAACAGCTACGAAAACCGCGTCTACCAGGTCGGCATCGAAGACAGCGAACCGCTGATCGCCAAGTTCTACCGTCCACATCGCTGGACCAACGCCGCGATTCTTGAGGAACATCGCTTCACCTTCGAACTGGCCGACTGCGAAGTGCCGGTGGTCGCCCCACTGCAACACGACGGTGAAAGCCTGTTCGAACACCAGGGCTTTCGTTTCGCCCTGTTCCCCCGGCGTGGCGGGCGAGCCCCGGAGCCGGGCAATCTCGACCAGCTCTATCGCCTCGGCCAGTTGCTGGGCCGTCTGCACGCGGTCGGCGCCGCCCGTCCGTTCGACCACCGCGAAGCGCTCGGCGTGCAGAACTTCGGCCATGACGCCCTGGCCACCCTGCTCGACGGCGGCTTCATCCCCGGCAGCCTGCTACCGGCCTACGAATCGGTGGCCCGCGACCTGCTCAAGCGAGTGGAACAGGTCTACCGCGAAACCCCGCACCAGAACATCCGCCTGCACGGTGACTGCCATCCTGGCAACATGATGTGCCGCGACGAGGTGTTCCACATCGTCGACCTCGACGACTGCCGCATGGGTCCGGCCGTCCAGGACCTGTGGATGATGCTCGCCGGCGATCGCCAGGAATGCCTCGGTCAGCTCTCGGAACTGGTCGAGGGCTACAGCGAGTTCCACGATTTCGATCCCCGCGAGCTGGCGCTGATCGAGCCGCTGCGTGCACTGCGCCTGCTGCACTACAGCGCCTGGCTGGCACGACGCTGGGATGATCCGGCGTTTCCACGCAGCTTCCCGTGGTTCGGCAGCGAGCGTTACTGGGGCGACCAGGTCCTGGCGTTGCGCGAACAGCTCGCGGCGCTGAATGAAGAACCGCTGAAATTATTCTGACGGTTGTGGCAGGATTCGGTGATGCCCTTTCGGGCGCTATCGCCAGCCAACGGCATGCCGCCCTGCTGGGTGGCGATAGCCTCACCCCCATCAAATCGAAATTTTCTCAAGCAGCCCAAGCAAGGACTCTGCATGCAAGCCGCCAACCCGCGCCGCGGGTACATTCTCGGCCTCACCGCCTACATCATCTGGGGCCTGTTCCCGATCTACTTCAAGGCCATCGCCAGCGTGCCGGCCACGGAAATCATCATCCACCGCGTGCTCTGGTCGGCGCTGTTCGGCAGCCTGCTGCTGGCCGCCTGGAAACACCCGGGCTGGTGGCACGAACTGCGCGAAAACCCACGCCGCCTGGCGATCCTGGCACTGAGCGGCACGCTGATCGCGGCCAACTGGCTGACCTACGTCTGGTCGGTGAACAACGGGCGCATGCTCGAGGCCAGCCTCGGCTACTACATCAACCCGCTGGTCAACGTGCTGCTGGGGATGTTGCTGCTCGGTGAGCGCCTGCGCCGGCTGCAATGGGTCGCGGTGGGGCTGGCGGCCATCGGCGTGGCCCAGCAGGTCTGGCTGGTCGGTAGCCTGCCCTGGGTGTCGCTGGTGCTGGCATTGACCTTCGGTTTCTACGGCCTGATTCGCAAGCAGGCACCCGTGCAGGCGCTCCCGGGCCTGGTGGTGGAAACCTGGATGCTGGTGCCCCTGGCTCTCGGTTGGCTGCTGCTGCATCCGGAAGCGAGCACCGCCCACCTGGAATTCTGGAGCAGCCCCCAGGCCTGGTGGCTGGTAGCAGCAGGTCCGGTCACGCTGGTGCCGCTGGTCAGTTTCAACGCGGCGGCCCGCCACCTGCCCTACACCACCCTGGGCTTCCTGCAGTACCTGGCGCCAACCCTGGTGCTGCTCGAAGCCGTGCTGCTGTTCGG of the Pseudomonas vanderleydeniana genome contains:
- the bioB gene encoding biotin synthase BioB, which gives rise to MSASTTATLRHDWSLAEVKALFQQPFNDLLFQAQTVHRAHFDANRVQVSTLLSIKTGACPEDCKYCPQSGHYNTGLEKEKLLEVQKVLEEAARAKAIGSTRFCMGAAWKHPSAKDMPYVLQMVKGVKAMGLETCMTLGRLDQEQTAALAEAGLDYYNHNLDTSPEFYGSIITTRTYSERLQTLAYVRDAGMKICSGGILGMGESLDDRAGLLIQLANLPEHPESVPINMLVKVAGTPLENAEDVDPFDFIRMLAVARILMPKSHVRLSAGREAMNEQMQALAFFAGANSIFYGEKLLTTANPQADKDMQLFARLGIQPEAREEHADEVHQAAIEQALVEQKSSEQFYNAAV
- a CDS encoding TOBE domain-containing protein; the encoded protein is MSLPVLLTQYIARRPQRIALLQHIAEQGSITRAAKSAGLSYKAAWDAIDELNNLAQKPLVERSVGGKGGGGAKLSAEGERVLRLYQRLQAIQAQVLEAAEDASDLDLLGRLMLRTSARNQLHGTVVAVDSHGRNDRVHLELAGGLPLQAQITHDSTLRLELEIGTQVVALIKAGWLELLAPDVAATPGHNCLDGLVEEILEDENGPSEVRVALPNGQTLCALAAVEKLAALGLAGGSAVRVQFAPSFVLLGTPL
- a CDS encoding alpha/beta fold hydrolase — translated: MRDRLILLPGWGLGISPLEPLAAALRGLDEHLRVEIEPLPELASGELAQWIEELDATLPENTWLGGWSLGGMLATELAARRGDRCCGLLTLASNPRFVAGQGWSSGMADDTFAQFLSGCREQPQATLKRFSLLCAQGSADPRGQSRSLLGGAPHSRPEVLLGGLEVLAQLDTREALQTYGGPQLHLFAGLDGLVPAEAAGELLALLPDVEVGLIEQAGHAFLLEDPHGVAGAIQAFLHECADD
- the rarD gene encoding EamA family transporter RarD; translation: MQAANPRRGYILGLTAYIIWGLFPIYFKAIASVPATEIIIHRVLWSALFGSLLLAAWKHPGWWHELRENPRRLAILALSGTLIAANWLTYVWSVNNGRMLEASLGYYINPLVNVLLGMLLLGERLRRLQWVAVGLAAIGVAQQVWLVGSLPWVSLVLALTFGFYGLIRKQAPVQALPGLVVETWMLVPLALGWLLLHPEASTAHLEFWSSPQAWWLVAAGPVTLVPLVSFNAAARHLPYTTLGFLQYLAPTLVLLEAVLLFGEHLSSSTLTAFMFIWAGLVVYSVDIWLSLRKRG
- the bioC gene encoding malonyl-ACP O-methyltransferase BioC; translated protein: MTDLSLPPLPGSLPDKRQVAASFSRAAASYDSVAQLQRDVGDELLRRLPAQSQPSRWLDVGCGTGYFTRALGARFGEDQGLALDIAQGMLEHARPLGGARHFIAGDAERLPLQAQCCDLVFSSLAVQWCADFAAVLGEAHRVLRPGGVMAFASLCVGTLHELRESWRAVDGMVHVNRFREFADYQRLCAASGLRVLNLESRPQVLYYPDVRSLTHELKALGAHNLNPGRPGGLTGRARVLGLIDAYERFRQAQGLPATYQVVYAVLEKPL
- a CDS encoding ComF family protein, which encodes MDCQPHCKLKVYNWLKNNQICLLCDEPSDNPYPLCSPCESELPWLLEHCQTCALPLPMAGLNCGQCLKQPPSFDQVIAPWTYHFPVDTLITRFKHQGQWPLGRLLGELLALALCERYEHGLPRPDLLLAVPMAVKRQRQRGYNQAAMLMTWLGKSLEIPADEHRLLRIQDTVAQQELDARARRRNLLDAFALAPGASVGGLHLALVDDVLTTGATAESLARLLLKAGARRVDVYCLARTPKPGDPA
- the bioD gene encoding dethiobiotin synthase, with protein sequence MSAAYFIAGTDTDVGKTTIAAGLLHAARTAGLSTAAGKPVASGCEVTPKGLRNADALALLAECSLPLSYAQVNPVALEPAIAPHLAAREAGIALTVQSLLEPMREILALQADFTLIEGAGGWRVPLADQANLSDLARGLGLPVILVVGVRLGCISHALLTAEAIARDGLQLAGWVANIIEPKTSRLEENLATLAERLPAPCLGRVPKLKTASAQAVAEHLQLDLLD
- a CDS encoding serine/threonine protein kinase, whose translation is MSHPFDTLTPDLVLDAVESLGFLSDARVLALNSYENRVYQVGIEDSEPLIAKFYRPHRWTNAAILEEHRFTFELADCEVPVVAPLQHDGESLFEHQGFRFALFPRRGGRAPEPGNLDQLYRLGQLLGRLHAVGAARPFDHREALGVQNFGHDALATLLDGGFIPGSLLPAYESVARDLLKRVEQVYRETPHQNIRLHGDCHPGNMMCRDEVFHIVDLDDCRMGPAVQDLWMMLAGDRQECLGQLSELVEGYSEFHDFDPRELALIEPLRALRLLHYSAWLARRWDDPAFPRSFPWFGSERYWGDQVLALREQLAALNEEPLKLF
- a CDS encoding PhoX family protein, yielding MSLLEENQSTDLEQMVGLSRRGFISAGALCGAALFLGGNLLTRSVMAASVGTTPGKLLGFDSIAAATSDSLSLPNGYTSSVLISWGQPLEKNGPAFDPSGNGTAKAQEVQFGDNNDGMSLFPFPGDENRALMAINNEYTNYRYLYAHGGQPQSPEDVHKAQASEGVSVIEIQRKDDQWHFVQGSPYNRRIHGNTPIRIGGPAAGHPWLQTRADKQGRKVLGTFQNCANGKTPWGTYLTCEENFTDCFGSSNAEQKFDAAQKRYGVVAASKEIGWHTHDPRFDMALNPNELNRHGWVVEIDPFDPQSTPVKRTALGRFKHENAAVAETRDGRAVVYMGDDERGEFIYKFISRDRINHKNPKANRDLLDHGTLYVARFDNGDGNPDRPKGAGEWVELSFGRNGINADNGFASQAEVLIHARLAASVVKATRMDRPEWIVVSPIDGQVYCTLTNNAKRGEDGQPVGGPNPREKNVYGQILRWHAAGNDHGATTFEWDLFVVAGNPGVHAGTPKGGSSNITPQNMFNSPDGLGFDKAGRLWILTDGDYSNAGDFAGMGNNQMLCADPASGEIRRFMVGPVGCEVTGISFSPDQKTLFVGIQHPGETGGSTFPEHLPNGKPRSSVMAIRREDGGIIGA
- the bioF gene encoding 8-amino-7-oxononanoate synthase, giving the protein MSFDLSARLAARRAENLYRHRPLLESPQGPEVVVDGQPLLAFCNNDYLGLANHPQVIEAWRAGAARWGVGGGASHLVIGHSGPHHALEEALADLTGRPRVLLFSTGYMANLGAVTALVGQGDTVLEDRLNHASLLDAGLLSGARFNRYLHNDLASLAKRLEKATGNTLVVTDGVFSMDGDIADLPALARETRARGAWLMVDDAHGFGPLGANGGGIVEHFGLCPEDVPVLVGTLGKAFGTAGAFVAGSEELIESLVQFARPYIYTTSQPPALACATLKSLELLRTEHWRREHLNALIRQFRAGAEQIGLELMDSFTPIQPILIGDAGRALRFSQLLRERGLMVTAIRPPTVPAGSARLRVTLTAAHSEAQVRLLLEALAECSRLLGPHEPLEPHHA